Proteins from one Coturnix japonica isolate 7356 chromosome 5, Coturnix japonica 2.1, whole genome shotgun sequence genomic window:
- the TRMT5 gene encoding tRNA (guanine(37)-N1)-methyltransferase: MFEAARFDDAGLGMRILWRFGCSARLLQTNHYRTAASNPSFPAVWMLLARHPVRIPALFAVFHNRIHTMPETTQHNPNPELYSPHPDVRGMTLLNREAFKRTVVVPALKVKKEIVHTLLKSLKHAVLQRPGLKRVVEDPEDEDSKLVILDPQKIPEFSLGESEKEVLKQLHVNPEVSKYNLELTYENFKSDEILRAVLPEGQDVTSGFSRVGHIAHLNLRDHQLPYRHLIGQVIVDKNPGITCVVNKTSIIDSTYRNFQMEVLAGESNLVTKVKENNFTYELDFAKVYWNPRLSTEHGRIVELLKPGDVLFDVFAGIGPFAIPAAKKKCVVFANDLNPESYRWLLHNCKLNKVDSKIKAFNMDGRDFILGPVREELRKELALVKEQKTAFHIVMNLPALAIEFLDVFRHLLVGEPCSAAVLPTVHCYGFSKHENPAKDIQERAEAALGASLEGRCSTYLVRNVAPNKEMLCITFQIPADVLYKRPCPAGDKPASKRLRTCQDVTEEGLQS; the protein is encoded by the exons ATGTTTGAGGCGGCGCGGTTTGATGACGCGGGGCTCGGCATGAG GATATTATGGCGATTCGGGTGCTCTGCCAGACTGCTGCAAACTAATCATTACAGGACAGCTGCATCAAATCCATCATTTCCTGCTGTTTGGATGCTGTTGGCACGGCATCCTGTCCGAATACCTGCACTCTTTGCAGTATTTCACAATAGAATTCACACAATGCCTGAAACAACACAGCATAACCCAAACCCAGAACTGTATTCGCCGCATCCTGATGTGCGTGGGATGACGCTGCTCAACCGAGAGGCCTTTAAAAGGACGGTCGTTGTTCCAGCTCttaaagtaaagaaagaaatcgTCCATACTTTGCTGAAGTCCCTAAAACACGCGGTGCTGCAGCGACCCGGCCTGAAGCGAGTGGTTGAGGATCCAGAAGATGAGGACAGTAAACTTGTTATATTGGATCCTCAGAAAATACCCGAATTCTCATTGGGAGAGTCAGAGAAAGAGGTATTAAAGCAGCTCCACGTTAATCCCGAGGTGTCCAAGTACAATTTGGAGCTGACTTATGAGAATTTCAAGTCAGACGAGATCCTGCGAGCAGTTCTGCCTGAAGGCCAAGATGTCACCTCTGGCTTTAGCCGCGTTGGTCACATCGCTCACCTGAATCTCAGAGACCATCAGCTCCCTTACAGACATTTGATCG GCCAGGTTATAGTTGACAAGAACCCAGGAATCACCTGCGTGGTGAATAAAACCAGCATCATTGACAGCACATACagaaattttcaaatggaagtgCTCGCAGGAGAGAGCAACCTGGTAACCAAG gtcaaagaaaataatttcacataTGAATTGGACTTTGCTAAAGTCTACTGGAACCCCCGTCTTTCCACAGAGCACGGCCGTATCGTTGAGCTTTTAAAGCCTGGTGACGTCCTTTTCGATGTCTTTGCTGGGATTGGACCTTTTGCTAttccagcagcaaagaaaaagtgtgTTGTATTTGCAAATGATCTGAATCCAGAGTCCTACAGGTGGCTGCTGCACAACTGCAAGCTAAACAAAGTAGACAGCAAAATCAAAGCATTCAACATGGATGGCAGGGACTTCATCCTGGGGCCAGTGAGAGAAGAGCTACGGAAAGAGCTCGCACTtgtaaaagagcagaaaacagcttttcataTAGTCATGAACTTGCCAGCTCTGGCTATTGAatttctggatgttttcagGCATCTCTTAGTTGGAGAGCCCTGCAGCGCTGCTGTCCTCCCCACAGTGCACTGCTATGGTTTCTCCAAACATGAAAACCCAGCCAAAGACATCCAGGAACGTGCTGAGGCTGCTCTGGGAGCCTCCCTAGAGGGACGCTGCTCTACTTACCTGGTTAGAAACGTTGCTCCAAACAAGGAGATGCTGTGCATAACTTTCCAGATTCCAGCGGACGTGTTGTACAAGAGGCCCTGCCCTGCTGGAG ACAAACCAGCCTCGAAGCGCCTGCGTACCTGCCAAGATGTCACTGAAGAAGGCTTACAGAGCTGA